One Microbacterium trichothecenolyticum DNA window includes the following coding sequences:
- a CDS encoding ABC transporter ATP-binding protein: MSTATTVQWRRVSKHFGEVAALDDFSLSLGAGVHCILGANGAGKSTAFALLTGARRPDRGEVWVADHRVRRGGEASKLIGFAPQALTFPATLTVEEVLRLVAAHYPAPVPVREVLNWAGLAEQARSLCGGLSGGQTRRLGLACALVGNAPVVVLDEPVAGLDVPGQQQLHQLIRALGQEGRTVLVASHDLGEVEQIANTIQLIAHGRLVASDDVAGIKDQLDGITLTFTSTVDQVLPMIYRCDPGARVSLSCGRVEAITERPDAVARLILNTLPNPGLLIRKPTLAEAIESLLAGGDNGRNDVKTDGQR, translated from the coding sequence ATGAGTACTGCAACCACCGTTCAGTGGAGACGGGTGAGTAAACATTTCGGTGAAGTGGCGGCGTTGGACGATTTTAGCTTGTCCCTCGGCGCGGGTGTTCATTGCATCCTTGGGGCCAATGGAGCGGGAAAGTCGACTGCGTTCGCGCTGTTGACCGGCGCTCGTCGGCCCGACCGCGGCGAGGTGTGGGTTGCCGATCACCGAGTCCGACGCGGTGGTGAAGCCTCCAAGCTGATCGGCTTCGCCCCGCAAGCATTGACTTTCCCTGCCACCTTGACGGTCGAGGAGGTCCTGCGCTTGGTTGCCGCGCACTATCCCGCCCCAGTGCCGGTGCGCGAGGTACTCAATTGGGCCGGGTTAGCAGAACAGGCTAGGTCCTTGTGTGGGGGGCTGTCTGGCGGGCAGACGCGTCGTCTCGGATTGGCGTGCGCGCTCGTGGGGAACGCGCCGGTGGTGGTTCTGGATGAACCTGTTGCCGGTTTGGACGTCCCCGGTCAGCAGCAGCTGCACCAACTGATCAGAGCTCTCGGACAGGAGGGCCGCACCGTGCTGGTCGCCTCTCACGATCTGGGGGAAGTAGAACAGATTGCCAACACCATCCAGCTCATTGCTCATGGGCGGCTCGTGGCGTCCGACGACGTCGCCGGGATCAAGGACCAACTCGATGGAATCACACTCACGTTCACGAGCACGGTCGACCAGGTGCTGCCCATGATCTATCGGTGCGACCCGGGTGCCCGCGTGAGCCTTTCCTGCGGTCGAGTGGAGGCCATCACCGAGCGGCCGGATGCGGTAGCGCGACTGATCCTGAACACCCTTCCCAATCCGGGGCTGCTCATCCGGAAGCCCACCCTGGCGGAGGCGATCGAGTCGCTCCTGGCCGGAGGCGACAATGGCCGCAACGATGTGAAGACGGACGGTCAGCGGTGA
- a CDS encoding SagB family peptide dehydrogenase — protein MNDQFRPLPVPGLDDPAENFLVASKMSPLVSGAYSEAYAYEFATDPAALARFGTPTVFASGPSAIRAPEDTQESVVGVIDALRSRRSLPIFDDGRPVASQVLYRVLDEAAGITTAYGRGTPSPGALYPLDCYVTVANVDDVHAGFYGYDPYHHRLLPLNITRDPREWLISVLAYQDLAGTAAFHVFTVANFDRVRVKYGQRAYRFALIEAGHLVQSMLLIAEAEGIGACTVGGFFDRDVDTTFGLDGVAASAVHSAAFGHPIEIS, from the coding sequence GTGAATGATCAGTTCCGACCGCTGCCGGTGCCCGGTCTGGACGACCCGGCGGAAAATTTCCTCGTAGCTTCCAAGATGTCGCCGCTGGTGAGCGGGGCCTATTCCGAGGCGTACGCGTACGAGTTCGCGACCGATCCGGCAGCGTTGGCGCGCTTCGGTACGCCAACGGTATTCGCCTCCGGCCCCTCGGCAATACGCGCACCCGAGGACACTCAGGAAAGCGTTGTGGGTGTGATCGACGCTCTCCGATCCCGCCGATCCCTGCCCATTTTCGATGACGGGCGGCCGGTGGCCAGCCAGGTACTCTATCGGGTGCTTGACGAGGCAGCTGGGATCACAACCGCATACGGGAGAGGAACGCCGTCACCAGGGGCGCTGTATCCGTTGGACTGCTACGTCACCGTTGCAAACGTCGATGATGTTCACGCAGGCTTCTACGGATATGATCCCTATCATCACCGTCTTCTGCCGTTGAACATCACCCGCGACCCGCGGGAATGGCTCATTTCGGTGCTGGCCTACCAGGATCTCGCCGGGACAGCAGCGTTCCATGTGTTCACTGTCGCTAATTTTGATCGTGTTCGCGTGAAGTACGGACAGCGCGCATACCGGTTCGCCCTGATTGAGGCCGGGCACCTCGTGCAGAGCATGCTTCTCATCGCCGAAGCGGAAGGTATCGGCGCGTGCACCGTCGGTGGCTTCTTCGACCGGGATGTGGATACAACATTCGGATTGGATGGCGTCGCTGCCTCCGCCGTGCACAGTGCTGCCTTCGGACACCCGATCGAAATCTCATGA
- a CDS encoding YcaO-like family protein — protein sequence MPRLPAFTLTDAPARPATGFGFTAEQLIGSGTGEVIERYAAAITPDTFPEIPVERRTGLAQWLPFTHDQYQTPGFPFSPPPATGEVAHVWAVDPISGDQVGVPADLVYLRATGESQWCTISSNGLAAHRTAGAAARAAVFELIERDSFLRAWYGGFTHPVVTLEDVLKSGALDPEATAMAKRVQLRGVRVRFVKMPAVGGLSGVLACARSETVGLAVGCAAKPTLQQALRAAFIECVHTHNWATTIEPARFTDEMVSLESHIALHANPVNKPLNAFIDSGSRISVTEFLAGPELTLEGALSRCASAGWTVYLADVASSDVRTAGWHVIRALSPNAATLDVTAIHRAQLPVIANAVPHPFP from the coding sequence ATGCCACGCCTGCCCGCATTCACCCTGACTGATGCGCCGGCGCGACCGGCTACCGGGTTTGGCTTCACGGCGGAGCAACTGATTGGATCGGGCACGGGGGAAGTGATCGAGCGATACGCAGCGGCGATCACTCCAGACACGTTCCCCGAGATCCCCGTCGAGCGCCGGACGGGCCTGGCCCAGTGGCTCCCCTTCACCCACGACCAGTACCAAACACCGGGATTTCCCTTCAGCCCACCGCCGGCAACGGGCGAGGTTGCACACGTCTGGGCTGTTGATCCGATCAGCGGGGACCAGGTGGGAGTTCCAGCTGACTTGGTGTACCTGCGTGCCACCGGGGAAAGTCAGTGGTGCACCATTTCCTCCAACGGGCTGGCCGCGCACCGCACGGCGGGAGCCGCAGCTCGGGCCGCGGTGTTCGAACTTATCGAACGAGACAGCTTCCTCCGAGCATGGTACGGAGGCTTCACGCACCCCGTCGTGACGTTGGAGGACGTTCTGAAGAGCGGTGCTCTTGACCCCGAGGCCACTGCGATGGCCAAGCGAGTGCAACTCCGGGGAGTGCGGGTTCGATTTGTGAAGATGCCGGCGGTCGGTGGGCTGTCCGGTGTGCTGGCTTGCGCTCGCTCTGAGACCGTCGGGCTCGCTGTCGGGTGCGCCGCCAAGCCAACCCTCCAGCAGGCTCTGCGGGCAGCTTTCATCGAATGCGTCCACACGCATAATTGGGCCACGACGATCGAACCTGCACGGTTCACTGACGAGATGGTGTCGTTGGAGTCTCACATCGCTCTTCACGCCAACCCGGTCAACAAGCCGCTGAACGCATTCATCGACAGCGGTTCCCGCATCAGCGTCACTGAGTTCTTGGCCGGACCGGAACTCACCCTCGAGGGTGCCTTGTCCCGATGCGCAAGTGCCGGGTGGACCGTGTACTTGGCGGACGTCGCTTCTTCAGATGTCCGAACTGCAGGCTGGCATGTGATCCGCGCGCTCAGCCCGAATGCCGCGACCCTCGACGTCACCGCAATCCACCGGGCGCAGCTGCCGGTGATTGCCAACGCTGTTCCTCATCCGTTTCCGTGA
- a CDS encoding TOMM precursor leader peptide-binding protein, which translates to MYLDHDVLLRGWEKKELSMQYRLAPGVGWCDFRDGFVVVRDRTTLRFPTEGKLVERFFSAMSGGVSPEHLTQAVPEVDAIDLAERLISAGVLTTYPARRRTHTPGLAATFDYALTENRALHIGVESDDEALASVVRSALTEAEDVTTTASELADVIFLVSSAPAELSKMAVAAWTAQRPHLPLSAPNGRAALIGPLALPPVTACYTCLRLRNSGTAVNADDYWALTESPAFVRRWKTEDLALAARVGVRLIKRAFVSRDDDAVGHATSLNLTDLTMYTSRVWSVPRCPTCSAIETYSTSYPWLRPDSSATDS; encoded by the coding sequence GTGTACCTCGACCACGACGTCCTGCTGCGCGGGTGGGAGAAGAAAGAACTGAGCATGCAGTACCGGCTTGCTCCGGGCGTGGGGTGGTGCGATTTCCGGGACGGCTTTGTCGTCGTGCGAGACCGCACCACCTTGCGGTTCCCCACCGAGGGGAAACTGGTGGAGCGTTTCTTCAGCGCCATGTCCGGCGGGGTTTCCCCCGAACATCTGACGCAGGCCGTCCCGGAGGTCGACGCGATCGATCTGGCCGAACGGTTAATCTCCGCGGGCGTACTCACGACGTACCCGGCGCGACGGCGTACCCACACTCCGGGTCTAGCAGCGACGTTCGACTATGCGCTGACCGAGAATCGTGCGCTGCACATCGGTGTCGAGAGCGACGATGAGGCTCTGGCATCCGTGGTGCGTTCGGCGTTGACGGAGGCAGAAGACGTCACGACCACGGCGTCAGAGCTAGCCGATGTCATTTTCCTTGTGTCCTCCGCCCCCGCGGAGCTGTCGAAGATGGCAGTCGCCGCTTGGACAGCGCAGCGGCCGCACCTGCCCTTGAGCGCCCCGAACGGGCGGGCGGCCTTGATCGGCCCACTAGCGCTCCCCCCGGTCACCGCGTGCTACACGTGTCTGCGATTGCGAAATAGCGGCACGGCAGTAAACGCCGACGACTACTGGGCGCTGACGGAAAGCCCGGCGTTTGTGCGGCGCTGGAAGACGGAGGACCTGGCGCTCGCCGCCCGTGTGGGCGTTCGGTTGATCAAACGAGCGTTTGTGAGCCGCGATGACGACGCGGTGGGGCATGCAACATCGCTGAACTTGACCGATCTCACCATGTACACCTCACGAGTTTGGAGCGTGCCCCGGTGCCCAACCTGTTCCGCGATCGAGACCTACTCGACCAGTTATCCCTGGTTGCGCCCCGACAGCTCCGCGACGGACTCATAG
- a CDS encoding alpha/beta hydrolase family protein — protein MHGGFGLSLQPVSGISDRADDLDMLFAHVRGGGELGSGWASAGRGQRKRQALDDIGAVVRHESACRRTVSLMGTSHGGWLALLCALRHPSLIDRVCVTSPITHLPAYLRSDMGRKHRAEFPPEDVLDQFDPMTRIARATGVVPDLMIVHGAADTTVPNQDPEAFAAAWRRAGGRCRIVRHSGGHYGPTDGEAPRIVREQRSFVGVDA, from the coding sequence GTGCACGGAGGATTCGGTCTGTCCCTGCAGCCCGTGTCGGGCATCTCCGACCGCGCCGACGACCTCGACATGCTCTTCGCTCATGTTCGGGGTGGCGGCGAGCTCGGCAGCGGATGGGCCTCCGCGGGCCGCGGGCAGCGCAAGCGTCAGGCGCTCGACGATATCGGCGCCGTTGTCCGCCACGAATCCGCGTGTCGTCGCACCGTCAGCCTGATGGGCACCTCGCACGGTGGATGGCTGGCATTGCTGTGTGCTCTTCGCCACCCGTCGCTCATCGACCGGGTGTGCGTCACTTCGCCGATCACGCACCTGCCTGCCTACTTGCGTTCGGATATGGGGCGGAAGCACCGCGCTGAGTTCCCACCCGAGGACGTTCTCGACCAGTTCGATCCGATGACGCGTATCGCACGGGCGACCGGCGTCGTCCCCGACCTCATGATCGTGCACGGGGCAGCGGACACGACGGTCCCGAACCAGGATCCTGAGGCCTTCGCTGCGGCATGGCGGCGCGCAGGGGGTCGGTGTCGCATCGTTCGACATTCCGGAGGCCATTACGGTCCCACGGACGGCGAGGCTCCGCGCATCGTGCGCGAGCAGAGGAGCTTCGTCGGGGTCGATGCCTGA
- a CDS encoding ABC transporter ATP-binding protein, translating to MDRVDSAIVVEQARCAYDDFVAVDDVSFTVRQGDVHALLGTNGAGKTTLLENIQGFRQPADGTIRVFGRDPWRNRTTLAARTGTMLQESCLVDEMTVARQLSLWRSISVREDSTDRVLEIVGLTHRRKVPVAVLSGGERRRLDFAMAIWGSPELLILDEPTTGLDPQSRRAMWEIIGDLHAKGSTVLLTTHYLDEAQSLADHVTILDRGKVAVAGSLADVLDSIPARISFTCHAAVGELAGLRTRLHGALDAAGDASMSSVEIRTGALQEDVSTVMDWARAQSLSLGSFRCSPASLEDVFFTMPTAAASRGATRPEMTTGGAR from the coding sequence ATGGACCGTGTCGATTCCGCGATCGTCGTCGAGCAGGCGCGTTGCGCATACGACGATTTCGTCGCGGTGGATGACGTGTCCTTCACGGTGCGTCAGGGCGATGTGCATGCCCTCCTCGGGACCAACGGCGCGGGAAAGACGACTCTGCTGGAGAACATCCAGGGCTTTCGTCAGCCCGCTGATGGAACGATCCGAGTGTTCGGACGAGACCCGTGGCGAAACCGGACGACGCTGGCGGCGAGGACAGGCACGATGCTGCAGGAATCGTGCTTGGTCGACGAGATGACGGTGGCGCGTCAACTGTCGCTCTGGCGCTCGATCAGTGTGCGTGAGGACTCGACAGACCGTGTGCTGGAGATCGTCGGGCTGACCCACCGCAGGAAGGTGCCGGTTGCGGTTCTCTCCGGCGGAGAACGACGCAGGCTCGACTTCGCGATGGCCATTTGGGGGAGCCCCGAGTTGCTCATTCTCGACGAACCGACCACCGGACTGGATCCGCAGTCGCGCCGCGCGATGTGGGAGATCATCGGCGACCTGCACGCAAAAGGATCGACCGTTCTCCTCACCACCCACTACCTCGACGAAGCGCAGAGCCTCGCGGATCACGTGACGATCCTGGATCGGGGCAAGGTCGCCGTCGCCGGGTCCCTCGCCGACGTGCTCGACAGCATCCCCGCGCGGATCTCGTTCACCTGTCATGCCGCCGTCGGCGAGCTGGCCGGGCTGCGGACACGCCTCCATGGAGCACTGGATGCCGCGGGCGACGCATCGATGAGCAGTGTGGAGATCCGCACCGGTGCGTTGCAGGAAGACGTCAGCACGGTCATGGACTGGGCGCGCGCGCAGAGCCTGAGCCTCGGCAGCTTCCGTTGCTCCCCGGCATCCCTCGAGGACGTGTTCTTCACGATGCCCACAGCCGCAGCCTCCCGCGGAGCGACGCGCCCGGAAATGACGACAGGAGGAGCACGATGA
- a CDS encoding sensor histidine kinase — MSGDGREHDGLRAISLYVHATHVILAVATVALPTAAFIVDPRPFAMVGPGAVSAIIVGAGGAFLVAATFAPHHRLARWLQRPGATTGLRLAVLAAAVVVEALLPPASPPHLAEAVPIAWALLAVTGGFSRRGMARLLASAVGIGIVTWTVDFVVGRDWEAVTLIVAALLTLGVFGQDVVYTLAIELDDLRTREAERAVLTERRRFAGDLHDIQGQHLGLITVESELVRRLIARGDYAAAAAHAERVQSITIEALDEMHRVVHANREVRLDEEIANAMRVLRSAGISARRNTADVSSLDDETDRLLGLTVREAITNVLKHTRARTCSIEARYERRQGREGVSLVVVDAPSSARPIPSTGGMSSGTGLKTLAERYRRRGGTFAFDQSDGGRLVGWLPLANPGPQGDAS, encoded by the coding sequence ATGAGCGGCGACGGGCGAGAACACGACGGTCTCCGTGCCATCTCGCTGTACGTGCACGCGACCCACGTGATCCTCGCGGTGGCGACGGTGGCGCTGCCCACGGCCGCCTTCATCGTCGATCCTCGACCTTTCGCCATGGTCGGCCCGGGAGCTGTGTCAGCGATCATCGTCGGTGCGGGCGGCGCGTTCCTCGTCGCAGCCACGTTCGCTCCTCATCACCGACTCGCCCGATGGTTGCAGAGACCGGGCGCTACGACAGGGCTGCGCCTGGCCGTGCTCGCTGCCGCTGTCGTCGTCGAAGCCCTCCTTCCGCCCGCCTCGCCGCCCCATCTCGCCGAGGCGGTCCCGATCGCGTGGGCGCTGTTGGCTGTCACAGGCGGTTTCTCGCGGCGCGGAATGGCGCGATTGCTCGCCTCCGCGGTGGGCATCGGGATCGTGACGTGGACGGTCGACTTCGTGGTGGGGCGGGACTGGGAAGCCGTCACCCTGATCGTCGCAGCCTTGCTCACACTCGGAGTGTTCGGACAGGACGTGGTCTACACGCTCGCCATCGAGCTCGACGATCTCCGCACGCGCGAGGCCGAGCGTGCCGTGCTCACGGAACGCAGGAGGTTCGCCGGCGACCTCCACGACATCCAAGGTCAGCATCTGGGACTCATCACGGTGGAGTCCGAATTGGTCAGAAGACTGATCGCACGCGGTGACTACGCCGCAGCGGCAGCGCACGCCGAACGGGTCCAATCGATCACCATCGAAGCCCTCGACGAGATGCACCGGGTCGTCCACGCGAATCGCGAGGTCCGTCTCGACGAAGAAATCGCCAATGCGATGCGCGTGCTCCGGTCCGCGGGAATCTCCGCCCGCCGGAATACCGCCGATGTGTCCTCTCTCGATGACGAAACGGACCGCCTGCTCGGTCTCACCGTCCGCGAGGCGATCACGAACGTCCTCAAGCACACGCGGGCGCGTACCTGTTCGATCGAAGCGCGATATGAACGCCGCCAAGGCCGAGAGGGCGTTTCCCTCGTCGTCGTGGACGCTCCATCGAGCGCCCGGCCCATACCTTCGACCGGCGGGATGTCATCCGGGACGGGCTTGAAGACCCTCGCTGAGAGATATCGCCGACGGGGCGGGACTTTCGCATTCGACCAGAGCGATGGCGGCCGCCTTGTCGGATGGCTCCCTCTCGCGAACCCCGGCCCCCAAGGAGACGCATCATGA
- a CDS encoding response regulator transcription factor, with protein MNPIKVVLADDEQLLREAVVTLLSLDEDIEIVGTARDGADAVDVVARTRPDIAVLDLEMPHRDGLEAAAEIRAASPDTRVVLLTRYARPAALRRALEAGAVAFVTKATSVTELPHILRTVHDGGRYVDGSVATAALSESGCPLTDREIDVLRESIDGATVRVIAERTHLAQGTVRNYLSTAMTKLGAETRVGAARIAWSEGWI; from the coding sequence ATGAACCCCATCAAAGTGGTCCTCGCCGACGACGAGCAACTCCTCCGGGAGGCAGTCGTGACCCTGCTCAGTCTCGACGAAGACATCGAGATCGTCGGCACTGCTCGCGACGGCGCTGACGCCGTCGACGTCGTCGCGCGCACGCGACCGGACATCGCCGTACTGGACCTGGAGATGCCCCATCGCGACGGGCTCGAGGCCGCCGCCGAGATCCGCGCCGCATCACCCGATACCCGGGTGGTGCTCCTCACGCGTTACGCCCGCCCGGCTGCGCTGCGACGGGCTCTCGAAGCCGGCGCTGTCGCCTTCGTCACGAAGGCGACTTCCGTCACAGAGTTGCCGCACATCCTACGCACGGTGCACGACGGCGGCCGCTATGTGGACGGTTCCGTCGCGACCGCCGCGTTGTCTGAGAGTGGATGCCCCCTCACGGATCGCGAGATCGACGTTCTGCGGGAGTCGATCGACGGCGCAACGGTGAGGGTGATCGCCGAGCGTACGCATCTCGCGCAGGGCACCGTGCGCAATTACCTCTCGACAGCGATGACAAAACTCGGAGCAGAGACCCGCGTGGGCGCGGCGCGCATCGCGTGGAGCGAGGGATGGATCTGA
- the holA gene encoding DNA polymerase III subunit delta: MTPAPRRSAPAKAKSVIPQVSWRTPQPAPIVLVSGPEEVCAERAIAGIRAMLKSEDPSLEVTDIRADDYAAGTLLAVTSPSLFGEPRLVRISGVERCSDTFLTEAVSYLSQTQEGATVVLRHTGASVRGKKLLDGIRAGQGSGIEIACPAVKRDSDRFDFAVGEFKAAGKRIAPVALRSLVSAFADDLTELAAACQQLIADVPGDIDERIVERYYGGRVETSAFTVADTAIAGQYGPAMLALRHALASGADPVPLVAAVAMKLRTMARVAGTRESSSAAAQRLGMKDWQVDRARRDLVGWTGNTLGMAIHATARADAEVKGASRDAVFALERMITVIATRAPYGD; the protein is encoded by the coding sequence GTGACCCCGGCACCCCGACGATCCGCTCCCGCGAAGGCGAAGTCCGTCATCCCGCAGGTGTCGTGGCGCACCCCGCAGCCGGCTCCGATCGTGCTCGTCTCGGGCCCCGAAGAGGTCTGCGCCGAGCGGGCGATCGCCGGTATCCGCGCGATGCTGAAGAGCGAAGACCCGAGCCTCGAGGTCACCGACATCCGCGCCGACGACTACGCCGCGGGCACGCTCCTCGCCGTCACCTCGCCGTCGCTCTTCGGCGAGCCACGCCTGGTTCGCATCAGTGGCGTCGAGAGATGCAGCGACACGTTCCTCACCGAGGCGGTGTCGTATCTTTCGCAGACGCAAGAGGGCGCCACGGTCGTCCTGCGGCACACCGGCGCCAGCGTTCGCGGCAAGAAGCTGCTCGACGGCATCCGCGCGGGCCAGGGGAGCGGCATCGAGATCGCCTGCCCCGCGGTGAAGCGCGACTCCGACCGATTCGACTTCGCCGTCGGCGAGTTCAAGGCCGCGGGCAAACGCATCGCCCCCGTCGCCCTACGCTCACTCGTGTCGGCCTTCGCAGACGACCTCACCGAGCTCGCCGCGGCTTGCCAGCAGCTCATCGCCGACGTCCCCGGCGACATCGACGAACGCATCGTCGAGCGCTACTACGGCGGCCGCGTCGAGACCTCTGCCTTCACCGTGGCCGACACCGCCATCGCCGGTCAGTACGGCCCGGCCATGCTCGCCCTGCGTCATGCCTTGGCATCCGGGGCCGACCCCGTACCCCTCGTCGCCGCGGTCGCGATGAAGCTGCGCACCATGGCGCGCGTCGCCGGCACCCGCGAGTCGTCGTCGGCTGCGGCTCAGCGTCTCGGTATGAAGGACTGGCAGGTCGACCGCGCCCGCCGCGACCTCGTCGGGTGGACCGGCAACACGCTCGGCATGGCGATCCACGCCACTGCCCGCGCCGACGCCGAGGTGAAGGGTGCCTCCCGCGACGCCGTGTTCGCGCTCGAACGCATGATCACGGTGATCGCGACGCGCGCGCCCTACGGCGACTGA
- the rpsT gene encoding 30S ribosomal protein S20 codes for MANIKSQIKRNKTNEKAHERNKAVKSELKTHVRRTREAILAGDKEAAEKALAAATKKLDKAVSKGVIHQNQAANRKSAIAKQVNAL; via the coding sequence GTGGCGAACATCAAGTCGCAGATCAAGCGCAACAAGACCAACGAGAAGGCGCACGAGCGCAACAAGGCCGTCAAGAGCGAGCTGAAGACGCACGTGCGTCGCACCCGCGAGGCCATCCTGGCCGGTGACAAGGAGGCCGCAGAGAAGGCCCTCGCCGCCGCGACCAAGAAGCTCGACAAGGCCGTGAGCAAGGGTGTCATCCACCAGAACCAGGCCGCGAACCGCAAGTCGGCCATCGCGAAGCAGGTCAACGCTCTCTGA
- a CDS encoding alpha/beta fold hydrolase, whose amino-acid sequence MAVQVVLVHGIRTSATMWRAQIEHLARRGNSVTAVDLPGHGSRLGEVFTLDEAFATIDRAVRDAATRGPVLLVGHSMGGLLSIEYVGREEPPPVAAFIAASCTSIPRGVGLAAYRFLARRFDSLPDRGLGLTNRVLDRTLPPETRADFGAGGYAFDAQDTALASLSVLDLLAALRRIRVPLWFINGQWDQLRANERLFLSVARDAELIVVPRTTHLVTAMRPRVFNALLDVALTTIEAST is encoded by the coding sequence ATGGCGGTCCAGGTCGTGCTCGTGCACGGCATCCGCACGTCGGCGACGATGTGGCGGGCGCAGATCGAGCATCTCGCCCGGCGCGGAAACTCCGTCACCGCCGTCGATCTGCCCGGTCACGGTTCGCGCCTCGGTGAGGTCTTCACCCTGGACGAGGCGTTCGCCACCATCGACCGCGCGGTCCGGGATGCCGCGACCCGCGGCCCCGTGCTGCTCGTGGGGCATTCGATGGGCGGGCTGCTGTCGATCGAGTACGTGGGTCGTGAAGAGCCCCCGCCGGTCGCCGCCTTCATCGCCGCGTCGTGCACGTCGATCCCGCGGGGCGTGGGCCTCGCCGCGTATCGGTTCTTGGCTCGCCGGTTCGACAGCCTCCCCGACCGGGGCCTCGGGCTGACGAACCGCGTGCTCGATCGCACCCTGCCGCCCGAGACCCGCGCCGACTTCGGTGCCGGTGGGTACGCCTTCGACGCGCAGGACACGGCCCTCGCGTCGCTGTCGGTGCTGGATCTGCTGGCGGCGCTGCGGAGGATCCGCGTGCCGCTGTGGTTCATCAACGGGCAGTGGGACCAGTTGCGCGCGAACGAAAGACTCTTCCTGTCGGTGGCGAGGGATGCCGAGCTGATCGTCGTCCCGCGCACGACGCACCTCGTCACGGCGATGCGACCGCGCGTGTTCAACGCGCTGCTGGACGTGGCCCTCACCACGATCGAGGCCTCGACCTGA
- a CDS encoding pyridoxal phosphate-dependent aminotransferase, giving the protein MPQFSSRAFAMPASGIRRIFELALLRPDTVMLAVGEPVAEPPAHTLAAAADTWSVADVRYTANAGIAGLRAAIVDKLRRENGLVVDGARVHVTNGGTQALSHAMLLTLGEGDEVLVPDPGYTVFSMAPRMIGAVPVPYRLRAEHGFVPQADDLAALVTPRTRAIVVNSPSNPLGVAYSRDTLQAIVDLAVAHDLWIISDEVYERFVMDAAHVSVAALPGAAERTLTVHSVSKTYALTGARVGWLVTPAGAEVTLAKIQEATTSCVNTPAQHAALAALTGAQDAVDAARELYRERLRASCAVLDERAVPYLPPTGAFYLWIDVSHASGGDVAGWAERFLVEKGVAVAPGSAFGAGGEGWIRICAASPWDDLARGLAALPSPQRPA; this is encoded by the coding sequence ATGCCCCAGTTCTCGTCCCGCGCGTTCGCCATGCCCGCGTCGGGGATCCGTCGTATCTTCGAGCTCGCGCTACTGCGCCCTGACACCGTGATGCTCGCCGTGGGCGAGCCGGTCGCCGAGCCGCCCGCCCACACGCTCGCAGCCGCGGCCGACACCTGGTCGGTCGCCGATGTGCGCTACACGGCGAACGCCGGCATCGCGGGGCTCCGCGCCGCCATCGTCGACAAGCTCCGCCGCGAGAACGGCCTCGTGGTCGACGGCGCGCGTGTCCACGTCACCAACGGCGGCACGCAGGCCCTGTCGCACGCCATGCTGCTCACCCTCGGCGAGGGCGACGAGGTGCTCGTGCCCGATCCCGGCTACACGGTGTTCTCGATGGCTCCGCGCATGATCGGCGCCGTCCCCGTGCCGTATCGCCTGCGCGCCGAGCACGGTTTCGTGCCGCAGGCCGACGACCTCGCCGCACTCGTCACCCCGCGCACGCGTGCGATCGTCGTCAACTCCCCGTCGAACCCGCTCGGTGTGGCGTACTCGCGCGACACGCTGCAGGCGATCGTCGACCTCGCCGTGGCGCACGACCTCTGGATCATCTCCGACGAGGTGTACGAGCGGTTCGTGATGGATGCCGCACACGTCTCCGTCGCGGCGCTGCCCGGCGCCGCGGAGCGCACGCTCACCGTGCACTCGGTCTCGAAGACCTACGCGCTCACCGGCGCGCGTGTGGGCTGGCTCGTCACCCCGGCGGGCGCCGAGGTGACGCTGGCCAAGATCCAAGAAGCGACGACGAGCTGTGTCAACACGCCCGCGCAGCACGCGGCCCTCGCCGCGCTCACCGGAGCGCAGGATGCCGTGGATGCCGCCCGCGAGCTGTACCGCGAGCGCCTCCGCGCGAGCTGCGCGGTGCTGGATGAGCGCGCAGTGCCGTATCTGCCTCCCACCGGTGCGTTCTACCTGTGGATCGACGTGTCCCACGCCTCCGGGGGAGATGTGGCCGGCTGGGCGGAGCGCTTCCTCGTCGAAAAGGGCGTCGCCGTGGCCCCGGGCTCCGCCTTCGGTGCGGGCGGCGAGGGCTGGATCCGCATCTGCGCGGCGAGCCCGTGGGACGACCTCGCGCGCGGTCTCGCGGCCCTGCCGTCTCCACAGCGCCCGGCGTGA